A single Phoenix dactylifera cultivar Barhee BC4 chromosome 1, palm_55x_up_171113_PBpolish2nd_filt_p, whole genome shotgun sequence DNA region contains:
- the LOC103710687 gene encoding uncharacterized protein LOC103710687, which yields MGNRGPEFNRIFIISDTHKSGLFHNFSAAFLQTPPALSFKLVGEGFITCSFRLERELRMRRNTLLALVTWLMVVAFFVVAATAAGRMKAMEHEIDSLPCRCCWIVRPGVCGHSCCGDNCCP from the exons ATGGGTAATCGTGGTCCAGAGTTTAACAGGATATTTATCATCTCAGACACCCATAAGTCAGGcttatttcataatttttcagCAGCTTTCCTCCAAACCCCTCCTGCTCTCAGCTTCAAGTTG GTGGGAGAAGGTTTTATTACTTGTTCCTTCAGGCTTGAACGGGAGTTAAGGATGAGGAGGAACACCTTGCTTGCTCTTGTCACTTGGCTCATGGTGGTGGCCTTCTTTGTGGTCGCTGCAACTGCTGCTGGCCGAATGAAGGCTATGGAGCACGAGATCGATTCACTGC CTTGCAGGTGCTGCTGGATTGTGCGGCCGGGAGTATGCGGCCATTCCTGCTGTGGGGATAACTGCTGTCCATAG
- the LOC103710674 gene encoding E3 ubiquitin-protein ligase RGLG1-like — protein MGGKGSKTHSSRRSSYDYGHMPSGYSSRYSSYNQAHVNYETVDSLQRKYSRIGDDYHTLSQVTDALAQAGLESSNLIVGIDFTKSNEWTGKVSFNRRCLHDLGSTANPYEQAISIFGRTLSAFDEDNLIPCFGFGDASTHDQEAFSFYPDNRPCNGFEEALQRYRELVPQIRLAGPTSFAPIIETAIGIVDNTGGQYHVLLIIADGQVTRSVDTHYGQLSSQERDTMNAIVKASDYPLSIVLVGVGDGPWEMMHEFDDNIPSRAFDNFQFVNFTEIMSRNIPTSRKETEFALAALMEIPSQYKATIDLQLLGRRRGVPQRVCLPPPAMNRGSRSSGVEQGLGDHRSATTVSSESSLEDKLMCPICFWHSKDLAFGCGHQTCNDCGKDLQRCPICQSEITIRIRLY, from the exons ATGGGTGGAAAAGGATCCAAGACTCACAGCTCGCGTCGCTCTTCTTATGATTATGGGCATATGCCTTCAGGATATTCTTCGAGGTATTCTTCCTACAATCAAGCCCATGTGAATTATGAAACAGTGGACAGCTTACAAAGAAAGTATTCAAGGATTGGTGATGATTACCACACACTAAGTCAG gTAACTGATGCCCTTGCACAAGCAGGTCTTGAATCTTCTAATCTGATTGTGGGAATTGACTTCACAAAGAGCAACGAGTGGACAG GTAAAGTTTCTTTCAATCGCCGATGCTTGCATGATCTGGGAAGTACTGCAAACCCATATGAGCAGGCAATATCTATTTTCGGAAGGACCCTTTCTGCTTTTGATGAGGATAACCTTATTCCTTGCTTTGGATTTGGCGATG CCTCCACCCATGATCAAGAGGCATTCAGTTTCTATCCAGATAACCGACCATGTAATGGCTTTGAAGAAGCACTACAGCGGTACAGAGAACTAGTTCCACAAATCCGGCTAGCTG GGCCAACATCCTTTGCACCAATAATTGAAACAGCCATAGGCATTGTAGATAACACTGGTGGTCAGTATCATGTTCTTCTTATAATTGCTGATGGACAG GTGACACGAAGTGTGGATACACACTATGGCCAGTTAAGTTCACAAGAGCGAGATACCATGAATGCCATAGTCAAAGCTAG tGATTATCCCTTGTCAATTGTTCTTGTTGGGGTTGGTGACGGACCCTGGGAGATGATGCATGAGTTTGATGACAATATACCTTCCCGGGCATTTGATAATTTCCAG TTTGTGAATTTTACAGAGATCATGTCTCGAAATATCCCTACCAGTAGAAAGGAGACAGAGTTTGCACTTGCAGCGTTGATGGAAATTCCTTCACAGTATAAAGCAACTATAGATCTCCAACTTCTGGG CCGACGAAGAGGAGTGCCACAAAGGGTTTGTCTGCCTCCACCGGCCATGAACCGTGGTTCAAGATCAAGTGGCGTTGAGCAAGGTCTTGGAGACCATAGAAGTGCCACTACTGTCTCATCTGAAAGTTCTCTAGAAGATAAGCTG ATGTGTCCCATTTGCTTTTGGCATTCCAAAGATCTTGCATTTGGATGTGGACATCAG ACTTGCAATGACTGTGGGAAAGATTTGCAACGTTGCCCTATTTGTCAAAGCGAAATCACAATCAGGATAAGGCTCTATTGA